Proteins encoded together in one Apis cerana isolate GH-2021 linkage group LG4, AcerK_1.0, whole genome shotgun sequence window:
- the LOC108000894 gene encoding magnesium transporter NIPA2: MSSITKIAFEVQLYDTTNFYIGLGLAISSSIFIGASFIIKKKALIRLQRRGSLRASSGGFGYLKEWMWWTGFLSMGIGEAANFAAYAFAPASLVTPLGALSVLISAILASKYLHEKLNLLGKIGCLLCILGSTILIIHSPKEEEISTLNELLDKVKDPGYIIYILTVIICSILIIFYFGPIYGKQNIIVYICLCSSIGSLTVTSCKGLGLALKETIFGFSNGFSNWLTWAFLFSVILCVSIQMNYLNRSLDLFETTIVTPIYYVFFTTLVIIASAILFKEWENMSAEDILGSSCGFLTIIIAIFLLNAFKEMDISYENIRRMLQPKRKLFINSNNQWNNRDEERLITRLETELNHTYGAQALTRTI, from the exons aTGAGTAGTATAACAAAAATTGCATTTGAAGTACAATTGTATGatacaacaaatttttatatagggtTAGGTTTAGCAATTAGTTCTAGTATTTTTATAG gagctagttttattattaaaaaaaaagcattgaTTCGACTTCAAAGACGTGGATCATTACGAGCTTCGTCTGGAGGATttggatatttaaaagaatggaTGTGGTGGACTGGTTTTTTATCaa tGGGAATAGGAGAAGCAGCAAATTTTGCTGCTTATGCATTTGCACCAGCATCATTAGTAACCCCGTTAGGAGCACTTAGTGTTTTAATATCTGCAATATTagcatcaaaatatttacatgaaaaacTTAATTTGCTAGGAAAg attGGTTGCCTTTTGTGTATCTTGGGTTCTAcaattcttataattcattctccaaaggaagaagaaatcaGTACATTAAATGAGCTTTTAGATAAGGTTAAGGATCCAggatacattatttatatattaactgtGATAATATgcagtattttaattattttttattttggtcCTATATatggaaaacaaaatattatagtatatatttgtttatgttCATCTATTGGTTCATTGACTGTTACAAGTTGTAAAGGATTGGGATTAGCTTTGAAAGAAACTATTTTTGGATTTAGTAATGGATTTTCAAATTGGTTAACATGGGCTTTTTTATTTAGTGTTATACTTTGTGTTAGCatacaaatgaattatttaaatagatcacttgatttatttgaaactaCAATTGTTACAcctatttattatgtattttttacgaCATTAGTAATAATTGCATCtgctatattatttaaagaatgggAAAATATGAGTGCTGAAGATATTTTAGGCTCATCTTGTGgttttttaactataataattgcaatatttctattaaatgcatttaaagaaatggatatatcttatgaaaatattagacGTATGTTACAGCctaaacgaaaattattcataaatagtaACAATCAATGGAATAATAGAGATGAGGAAAGATTAATAACTAGGTTGGAAACAGAATTAAATCATACATATGGAGCTCAAGCTTTAACAAGAACTATAtag
- the LOC108000852 gene encoding phenylalanine--tRNA ligase beta subunit isoform X2 → MLRGFNSWTSYIFKSVYTFNIVDIPQYMTILPNTSTEKIIMTKQCLEVRGHIVAAILRDVTFTEDSYNSFIDLQEKLHQNIGRKRTLVSIGTHDLDTVKGPFLYDARSPTNICFKPLNQDKEYTAEEIMNLYNNHAQLKQYLHIIKDSPFYPVVEDSNGIILSFPPIINGDHSKITLDTKNILIECTAIDLTKAKVVLNTIVCAFSQYCKTKYTIEMVEVLYPNGQVFHYPDLKYRTIEIDCEKAMKYIGIKQTAEELVSLLSRMSLKTSIKNGNKLTIEVPPTRHDVLHACDIYEDIAIAYGYNKIQKTIPYLFTIAEECPLNKLSDQLRTELAYAGFTEALTFSLCSREDISNKLGHNLINVPAVHILNPKTLEFQVARTTLIPGLLKTLAANKKMPLPHKLFEVSDIILKDNNIEVGARNNRHLCAIYCNKSDGFELIHGLLDRILQILEVPWNDNETKNGYYLRAVDDPTFFPHRCAEILCYNRVIGKMGVLHPDVISKFELNTPCSILEINIECFL, encoded by the exons atgctTAGAGGGTTTAACTCTTGgacttcttatatttttaaatcagtatatacatttaatat agttGATATACCACAATATATGACAATACTTCCTAATACAAgtacagaaaaaattataatgacaaagcag tGCTTGGAAGTTAGAGGACACATTGTTGCAGCTATATTACGTGATGTTACATTTACAGAGGATTCTTATAATAGCTTCATTGatcttcaagaaaaattacatcaaAATATAGGCAGAAAAAGAACTTTAGTATCAATTGGAACTCATGATTTAGATACTGTTAAAGGtccatttttatatgatgCAAGATCACCaactaatatttgttttaagcCACTTAATCAGGATAAAGAATATACAGCagaagaaattatgaatttatataat aatCATGcacaattaaaacaatatttacacATTATAAAAGATAGTCCATTTTATCCTGTAGTAGAAGACAGTAATGGAATCATTTTATCCTTTCCACCTATCATCAATGGAGATCATTCAAAGATTACACTtgatactaaaaatatattaatagaatgtACTGCAATAGATTTAACAAag GCAAAAGTAGTATTAAATACCATAGTCTGTGCTTTTAGTCAATActgtaaaacaaaatatacaatagaaATGGTGGAAGTTTTATATCCTAATGGACAAGTTTTTCATTATCctgatttaaaatatcgaactaTAGAAATTGATTGTGAGAaagcaatgaaatatattggtATAAAACAAACTGCAGAAGAATTAGTTAGCCTACTTTCTAGAATGTCTTTAAAAACATCTATCAAAAATGGTAATAAATTAACTATTGAAGTGCCACCTACAAGACATGATGTGTTACATGCGTGTGATATTTATGAAGATATTGCTATAGCATATGGATATAACAAAATTCAGAAAACTATaccatatttatttactatagcGGAAgag tgtCCACTTAATAAACTATCCGATCAACTACGTACAGAATTGGCTTATGCTGGATTCACAGAAGCATTGACTTTCTcatta tgTTCACGTgaagatatatcaaataaattaggtCATAATTTGATAAACGTGCCAGCTGTTCATATATTGAATCCTAAAACATTAGAATTTCag gttGCACGTACCACTTTAATACCAGGATTATTGAAAACATTAGCTGCAAATAAAAAGATGCCACTTCCTCACAAATTATTTGAAGTatctgatattatattaaaagataataatatagaagttGGTGCACGTAATAATCGGCATTTATGtgcaatatattgtaataaatctgatggttttgaattaattcatGGTTTATTGGAcagaatattacaaatattagaaGTACCATGGAATGATAATGAAACCAAAAATGGATATTATCTTCGTGCCGTAGACG atcctACTTTTTTTCCTCATCGTTGCGcggaaatattatgttataacaGAGTAATTGGTAAAATGGGAGTTC
- the LOC108000853 gene encoding protein cornichon, producing MAITLAAFSYIVALIVDAFLIIFTIFHVAAFDELKTGYKNPIEQCNNLNSLIIPEYGLHILINILFLSSGQWFSLFLNIPLIIYHLWQYYHRPIMSKPGIYDPTSIMCVQVLKVHQREGWSKLTFYLLLFFYYLYG from the exons ATGGCGATCACTTTGGCTGCTTTTTCATATATCGTAGCTTTAATTGTTgatgcatttttaataatttttacaatatttcac gtTGCTGCatttgatgaattaaaaactGGCTATAAGAATCCCATTGaacaatgtaataatttaaattcg cTAATTATTCCAGAATATggattacatattttaatcaacattttatttttaagtagtGGACAGtggttttcattatttctaaatattccattaataatatatcacttATGGCAATATTATCATAGACCTATTATGTCTAAACCAGGAATTTATGATCCAACTAGTATAATGTGTGTTCAAGTTCTTAAAGTTCATCAAAGGGAAGGATGGAGTAAACttacattttatcttttattgtttttttactatttatatgggtaa
- the LOC108000852 gene encoding phenylalanine--tRNA ligase beta subunit isoform X1, protein MPTINIKRDLLFKILGRTYSDIDFQDLCFKFGLELDEVVTEKQIISKEQHLSHNRQELEEVIYKIDIPANRYDLLCLEGLTLGLLIFLNQVDIPQYMTILPNTSTEKIIMTKQCLEVRGHIVAAILRDVTFTEDSYNSFIDLQEKLHQNIGRKRTLVSIGTHDLDTVKGPFLYDARSPTNICFKPLNQDKEYTAEEIMNLYNNHAQLKQYLHIIKDSPFYPVVEDSNGIILSFPPIINGDHSKITLDTKNILIECTAIDLTKAKVVLNTIVCAFSQYCKTKYTIEMVEVLYPNGQVFHYPDLKYRTIEIDCEKAMKYIGIKQTAEELVSLLSRMSLKTSIKNGNKLTIEVPPTRHDVLHACDIYEDIAIAYGYNKIQKTIPYLFTIAEECPLNKLSDQLRTELAYAGFTEALTFSLCSREDISNKLGHNLINVPAVHILNPKTLEFQVARTTLIPGLLKTLAANKKMPLPHKLFEVSDIILKDNNIEVGARNNRHLCAIYCNKSDGFELIHGLLDRILQILEVPWNDNETKNGYYLRAVDDPTFFPHRCAEILCYNRVIGKMGVLHPDVISKFELNTPCSILEINIECFL, encoded by the exons atgcctACTATTAACATCAAACGtgacttattatttaaaattcttggtaGAACATATT CGGATATCGACTTTCAGGATTTATGTTTCAAGTTTGGCTTAGAATTAGATGAAGTG gtaacagaaaaacaaattatatcaaaagaacaACATTTAAGTCATAACAGACAAGAATTAGAggaagttatatataaaattgatataccaGCAAACagatatgatttattatgctTAGAGGGTTTAACTCTTGgacttcttatatttttaaatca agttGATATACCACAATATATGACAATACTTCCTAATACAAgtacagaaaaaattataatgacaaagcag tGCTTGGAAGTTAGAGGACACATTGTTGCAGCTATATTACGTGATGTTACATTTACAGAGGATTCTTATAATAGCTTCATTGatcttcaagaaaaattacatcaaAATATAGGCAGAAAAAGAACTTTAGTATCAATTGGAACTCATGATTTAGATACTGTTAAAGGtccatttttatatgatgCAAGATCACCaactaatatttgttttaagcCACTTAATCAGGATAAAGAATATACAGCagaagaaattatgaatttatataat aatCATGcacaattaaaacaatatttacacATTATAAAAGATAGTCCATTTTATCCTGTAGTAGAAGACAGTAATGGAATCATTTTATCCTTTCCACCTATCATCAATGGAGATCATTCAAAGATTACACTtgatactaaaaatatattaatagaatgtACTGCAATAGATTTAACAAag GCAAAAGTAGTATTAAATACCATAGTCTGTGCTTTTAGTCAATActgtaaaacaaaatatacaatagaaATGGTGGAAGTTTTATATCCTAATGGACAAGTTTTTCATTATCctgatttaaaatatcgaactaTAGAAATTGATTGTGAGAaagcaatgaaatatattggtATAAAACAAACTGCAGAAGAATTAGTTAGCCTACTTTCTAGAATGTCTTTAAAAACATCTATCAAAAATGGTAATAAATTAACTATTGAAGTGCCACCTACAAGACATGATGTGTTACATGCGTGTGATATTTATGAAGATATTGCTATAGCATATGGATATAACAAAATTCAGAAAACTATaccatatttatttactatagcGGAAgag tgtCCACTTAATAAACTATCCGATCAACTACGTACAGAATTGGCTTATGCTGGATTCACAGAAGCATTGACTTTCTcatta tgTTCACGTgaagatatatcaaataaattaggtCATAATTTGATAAACGTGCCAGCTGTTCATATATTGAATCCTAAAACATTAGAATTTCag gttGCACGTACCACTTTAATACCAGGATTATTGAAAACATTAGCTGCAAATAAAAAGATGCCACTTCCTCACAAATTATTTGAAGTatctgatattatattaaaagataataatatagaagttGGTGCACGTAATAATCGGCATTTATGtgcaatatattgtaataaatctgatggttttgaattaattcatGGTTTATTGGAcagaatattacaaatattagaaGTACCATGGAATGATAATGAAACCAAAAATGGATATTATCTTCGTGCCGTAGACG atcctACTTTTTTTCCTCATCGTTGCGcggaaatattatgttataacaGAGTAATTGGTAAAATGGGAGTTC
- the LOC108000893 gene encoding protein fuzzy homolog has translation MVAHVMCLTSTGGIPLFSRQKGEGDTMTFSKIASLYGIHMYLKSQNIKLLNTNLPDTMIMWKEFEQSITLIVIASGTTKSVLEKFLNAVFGAMILFVGIEELKSTKNIEKLKKDIRLCNPIVDSLLECLDVGDGICSKTDIINMTECIMCQENTLFQTCLEGYMECLDSIYGCILIHGCLAVATEGWWNLNPIERKLLITAINTEDTYTTRDIPVFLPYKSPNVAFRLVSITLINQVEVLALCGPNPDLSEIEKLAIQCWKNSIDALRNAEQCYPRNLPLSINLDTETLGFLLTNYKAQKFILGKNMQYAKNRVSGSHRLDILRTFYHQAVETYILSSESEYNSSSDNWKFVGAKETYLCSEYHKCYAVKDGDHILCILCTSTVPTHTVRMICQKMLKALLIDKQGCW, from the exons ATGGTAGCCCATGTTATGTGTTTAACCTCTACTGGAGGAATTCCTTTATTTTCTCGTcaaaaaggagaaggagatacg atgacattttcaaaaatagcaTCTCTATATGGGATACACATGTATCTTAAATCACAAAacattaaacttttaaatacaaatttacccGACACTATGATAATGTGGAAAGAGTTTGAACAAAGTATTACATTAATAGTTATTGCAAGTGGAACTACTAAATctgtattggaaaaatttcttaatgctGTTTTTGGTgcaatgattttatttgttggtattgaagaattaaaaagtacaaaaaatattgaaaaattaaagaaagatatcCGTTTATGTAATCCAATTGTTGATAGTTTATTGGAATGTCTTGATGTTGGTGATGGAATTTGTTCAAAAACTGATATTATCAATATGACAGAATGTATAATGTGTCaagaaaatactttatttcag ACATGCTTAGAGGGTTATATGGAATGTCTGGATTCTATATATGGGTGCATTTTAATACATGGATGTTTAGCAGTAGCTACAGAAGGATGGTGGAATTTAAATCCTAttgaaaggaaattattaataacagcTATAAATACAGAAGATACTTATACCACAAGAGACATTCCAGTATTTTTACCTTATAAAAGTCCAAAT GTAGCTTTTAGATTAGTATCCATTACATTAATCAATCAAGTTGAAGTATTAGCCTTATGTGGACCAAATCCAGATTTatcagaaattgaaaaacttgCTATACAATGTTGGAAGAATAGTATTGATGCTTTACGCAATGCAGAACAATGCTACCCACGAAATTTACCTTTATCTATAAATCTAGATACAGAAACGCTTgg atttcttttaacaaattataaagcacaaaaatttattcttggtaaaaatatgcaatatgcAAAAAACAGAGTCAGTGGTTCTCATAGATTGGATATATTAAGAACATTTTATCATCAAGCTGTtgaaacttatatattatcttcagAATCTGAATATAATTCATCAAGTgataattggaaatttgtaGGTGCaaaagaaacttatttatGTTCAGAATATCATAAATGTTATGCAGTTAAAGATGGTGATCATATACTTTGTATTTTATGTACCTCCACAGTTCCTACTCATACAGTAAGAATGATTTgtcaaaaaatgttaaaagcatTACTTATTGATAAACAAGGATgttggtaa